GCGTGAGGGTGCAGCAACTTGGGGGCGGCGTAAAGTGCTTGATTGCGCAAGCGATGCAGAGGCCCCGGTGGTACGGGGGGCGGGGCCCCCGTCCAGGACTTATTCGCCGGGGCGCGTCATGGCTGCGGGATCGACGATCCGGTCATATTCCTCCGCCGTGATGTGGCCGGAGGCGATCGCCTCTTCGCGCAGCGTCGTGCCGCGCTTGTGCGCTGTCTTGGCGATGCTGGCGGCATTGTCGTAGCCGATGGTGGGGGCAAGGGCCGTCACCAGCATCAGGCTCTGCTCCATCAGGGCCTTGATCCGATCGGTATTTGCCTTGATGCCGTCCACGCAATGCTCGCGGAAGGAGTCCATCCCATCGGCCAGAAGCCGGATCGAAGACAGGACGGCGTTGGCGATGACCGGCTTGAAGACGTTCAGCTCGAAATGGCCCTGGCTGGAGGCTACGGTCACGGTCGTCTCATGGCCGAAGACCTCGGTCGCGACCATGGTCAGCGCCTCGGCCTGTGTCGGGTTGACCTTGCCGGGCATGATGGACGAGCCGGGCTCGTTCTCAGGCAGCGACAACTCGCCGAGGCCGGAGCGCGGCCCCGAGCCGAGAAAGCGGATATCGTTGGCGATCTTGAACAGGTCGGTCGCCAGTGCGTTGAGTGCGCCATGGAAGAAGGCGAGTGCGCCGTGCGAGGCGAGCGCCTCGAACTTATTGTCGGCGGTACGGAACGGCAGTCCGGTCAGGCGCGCGATTTCCGCCGCGATCCTGACATCGAAGCCGACCGGCGAATTCAGGCCGGTGCCGACGGCCGTGCCGCCCTGCGCAAGGGCGTAGACGCCGTCCATCGCCTGCTCGACGCGGCGGCGCGAAAGAGACAGCGCGGCCGCATAACCGGAGAACTCCTGCCCCAGCGTGATCGGCGTCGCATCCTGAGTGTGGGTGCGGCCGATCTTGATGATGTCGGCAAACTCCTTCGCCTTCCTGTCGAGCGCATCGTGCAGCGCGTCGATGGCCGGCAGGATGCGGTTCGTCGCCTCGACGACGACGGCAACGTGCATCGCAGTCGGGAATACGTCGTTGGAGGACTGGCCCATATTGACGTGATCGTTCGGGTGCACGGGCTTCTTGGAGCCCAGCTCCCCGCCCATCATTTCGATGGCGCGGTTGGAGATGACCTCGTTGACGTTCATGTTCGTCTGCGTGCCGGAGCCGGTCTGATAGACGACGAGGGGAAAATGGTCGTCCAGCTTGCCGGAAATGACTTCGTCGGCGGCCTGGATGATGGTGTCGGCGAGCTTGCCGTCGAGCTTGCCCATGTCGGCATTGACGCGTGCCGCCGCCTTCTTGACGGTGGCCAGCGCATGAATGAGCGGCAGGGGCTGACGGTCGGTGCCGATGCGGAAATTATTGAGCGAGCGCTCCGTCTGAGCGCCCCAGTAGCGGTCGGTCGCTACCTCTATGGCTCCGATGGAATCGGTTTCGCGCCGCGTGTTCGTCATTACCCTTGGCTCCCGAAGGTTTCACGATTTGTGGGAAGGGTATGCGCCATGACGCCGCGCTAGTCGAGGCGCGATTGTTGCGTTGCGGCAGTAAAATCGTTTGAAGGCGCGACAGGAAAAAGCCGCCACGCGGTGGCGTGGCGGCCTTGCAAACTGGCTGGTGGAAGCGGTCAGCGTCCGACCTGGTCCTTTACCGCATCCTTGACCTTGCCGTAATTCTTCTGGGTCTTGCCCTCGGCCTGGTCCGCAAGGCCATCGGCCTGCAGGCGATCGTTGCCGACAGCCTTGCCGGCGGCTTCCTTGACCTTGCCGGCCAGTTCCTTGGCGCCGCCCTTGACTTCGTTCTTGTCGACCATCTGTCACTCCTGTTTCTTCCCGGCGGAGCGCCGGAGTTCCGATAAGAAACGAAGGAGGTGTGGAGCCGTTCCAGCGGGCAGATTACAAATTGGTCATCTTGCCGGGTTCGATACGAAAAAGGGGCCCGGCTCGCCGGACCCCTCTGTCTTTCTGGTGGAAGCCTGGACTTAGAAGTCCATGCCACCCATGCCGCCGCCCGGCATGGCGGGCATCGGCGACTTGTCCTTCGGCAGCTCGGCCACGAGCGCCTCGGTGGTCACCAGCAGGCCGGCGACGGATGCCGCGTCCTGGAGGGCCGTGCGGACAACCTTGGTCGGGTCGATGATGCCGGCCTGGACGAGGTCGACATAGGTCTCGGTGTAGGCGTCGAAGCCGAAGGCTCCATCCTGCTCCAGAACCTTGTTGACGACGACGGAGCCTTCGACACCGGCGTTCTCGGCGATCTGGCGTGCCGGAGCCTCGAGGGCGCGGAGCACGATCTTGATGCCGGCCTTGATGTCCGGGTTCGCGTCGTTGAGGGCTTCGACGGCCTTCTTGGCGCGCAGGAGGGCCGTACCGCCACCGGGGACGATACCTTCCTCGACGGCTGCGCGGGTCGCGTTGAGCGCGTCGTCGACGCGGTCCTTGCGCTCCTTGACCTCGACTTCCGTCGCACCGCCGACGCGGATGACGGCAACGCCGCCGGCCAGCTTGGCAAGGCGCTCCTGCAGCTTCTCACGGTCGTAGTCCGAGGTGGTCTCCTCGATCTGCGCCTTGATCTGCGCGACACGGCCCTGGATCTCGTCCTTGGTGCCGGCGCCGTCGACGATCGTCGTGTTCTCCTTGGTGATCTGCACCTTCTCGGCAGTGCCGAGCATGTCCAGCGTCACGTTCTCGAGCTTGATGCCGAGATCTTCGGAGATGACCTGGCCACCGGTCAGGATGGCGATGTCTTCCAGCATGGCCTTGCGGCGATCACCGAAGCCCGGAGCCTTGACGGCTGCGATCTTGAGGCCGCCACGCAGCTTGTTGACGACCAGCGTGGCCAGAGCCTCGCCTTCGACGTCCTCGGCAACGATGAGCAGCGGGCGCGACGACTGCACGACCGACTCCAGAACCGGCAGCATGGCCTGCAGGTTGGAGAGCTTCTTCTCGTGGATGAGGATGTACGGCTTGTCGAGCTCGGCGACCATCTTCTCGGCGTTGGTCACGAAGTAGGGGGACAGGTAGCCGCGGTCGAACTGCATGCCTTCGACGGTCTCGAGCTCGAACTCGAGCGCCTTCGACTCTTCGACGGTGATGACACCCTCGTTGCCGACCTTCTGCATCGCCTCGGCGATCTTCTCGCCGACGACCTTGTCGCCATTGGCGGAAATCGTGCCGACCTGGGCGACTTCAGCCGAGGTGGAGATCTTCTTGGAACGGGACTTCAGGTCTTCGACGGCGGCCGCGACGGCCATGTCGATGCCGCGCTTCAGGTCCATCGGGTTGATGCCGGCGGCAACCGCCTTGGCGCCTTCCTTGACGATGGACTGCGCGAGGACCGTGGCGGTCGTCGTGCCGTCACCGGCCTTGTCGTTGGTCTTGGAGGCCACTTCGCGGACGAGCTGGGCGCCGAGGTTCTCGAACTTGTCTTCGAGCTCGATCTCCTTGGCCACCGACACGCCGTCCTTGGTGATGCGCGGAGCGCCGAAGGACTTCTCGATGACGACGTTGCGGCCCTTGGGGCCGAGCGTCACCTTGACTGCGTTGGCGAGAATGTCGACGCCGCGCAGAAGCTTGTCGCGCGCATCGCCGGAGAACTTTACTTCTTTGGCTGCCATTGTCTCTCTCTCCTCGGCGCGCCTTCAAGGCCGCGCCGTTTCAGATTGTCGGGGAAATGCGATGCCGGAAGGGTCAGCCGACGATCCCGAGGATGTCGGATTCCTTCATGATGAGCAGGTCTTCGCCGCCGATCTTGATCTCGGTGCCCGACCACTTGCCGAACAGGACCCGGTCGCCGGCCTTGACGTCCAGCGCAACGACCTTGCCCGCTTCGTCGCGCGCGCCGGCGCCAACGGCGATGACTTCGCCTTCCTGCGGCTTTTCCTTGGCCGAGTCGGGGATGATGATGCCACCGGCGGTCTTGTTCTCGGACTCCACGCGGCGCACGACGACGCGGTCATGCAGAGGACGGAAGTTCACGTTAGCCATATCGTCGAACCTTCACTTGAATGGGGCGGGCCGAAACCCTTCGGCATTCCGGCCCGGATGAATTGGCACTCACCGATGGAGAGTGCTAACAGCCACGAGATAGGTGTGACGCGGCGCGATTGTCAAGGAATGGCTGCGGGCGCGACCCAAGAATTTTTTGCGGCGGTCCGTGCTGCGCTGCCGCGAGATCGGCCCGGGGGGCTCGCGCCGAGGTTGACGCGACGGGATGGGAAACGTAGGCCATCACCGATTACCCATCGACCGGCATATAGGCATGCCGGCATTGCAGGAACAGGATGCGGAATGGATTCGGGACCGATGATCCCCAGGAGAATCGACCGGCTTTCGACGATCGCCGGTTCCTACGATGTCATCTTCTGCGACGTGTGGGGTGTCGTCCACGATGGCGAGGTGAAGTCGCCGCAGGCGGAGGCCGCCCTTCTGGATGCCAGGCGCGCCGGCTGCCGTGTCGTGCTGCTGACGAATTCGCCGAGACCGGGCGAGGGGGTGCGCGCGCAGCTCGATGCGCTGCACGTCACGCGGGATGCCTACGATGCGATCGTCACCTCGGGCGATGCCACGCGGGCGCTGATCGACGAGGGGCCGGACACCATCTTCCATATCGGCGCCCAGCGGGACCTCGACCTTTATGCCGGCCTTGACGTGCGGCTGGTGCCGGAGGCCGAGGCCAAGGCCGTCGTGGTGACGGGGTTGTTCGACGACGAGGCGGAGACCCCGGCCGACTACGCCGACATGCTGGCGCGCCTTGCCGCACGCAATCTGCCGATGATCTGCGCCAACCCCGACATCGTCGTGCATCGCGGCCCGCGCCTGATCTATTGCGCCGGCGCACTTGCCGCCGAGTACGAGAAGCTCGGCGGAACCGTGCACCTGGCCGGCAAGCCGCATCGCCCGATCTACGATGTCGCGGCCCGCGCGGCTGAACTGGCGGGCGGGCGTCTTCTGTGCATCGGAGACGGTCTCTATACCGATATTCGCGGCGCGAACGCCTATGGCGCCGACGCGCTCCTGGTGGAGAAGGGTATCCATGAGCAGGATCTGGCGCCCTTCCACGCCGATATGCCGGCCCTGGCGGAAGAGCTGACGCGGCGGCGCCTGCAGGCGCGCTACGTGACGGGCTCGCTCGCATGACAGCGCCCGGGCGCATCCTGCGCCTCGATGCCGCCACCGCCTTGCCTGAAGATCTGCGCGGCGGCGTGGTGGCGATCGGCAATTTCGACGGCGTACACCGTGGCCATCAGGCCGTTCTCAGTGCCGCGGCCGAGATCGCCACGCGCGAGCGGCTACCGCTGGTCTGCCTGACATTCGAGCCGCATCCGCGCAGCGTTTTCCGGCCGGAACAGCCGGTGGCGCGCCTGACGCCCGCTCCGCTCAAGGCCCGGATCCTCGATGAGCTGGGTTTCGACGCGGTGGTGGAACAGGCATTCACCCGCGAGTTCGCGTCCGAAACGGCCGAAAGCTTCATCGAGGACTGCCTGCTCGGCGCCCTCGGTGCACGCCATGTCGTGGTGGGATACGATTTCCACTTCGGCGCCCGGCGTGCCGGCACCGCAGAGACGCTGGCCGCCGCCTGCGGACAAAGGACTATCGGCGTCAGCGTGATCGCCGAGTTCGACGACGAGGGCGGCGCTGTCGTCTCGTCCTCCCGTATCCGATCGGACCTGTCGGTTGGCGACGTGGCGGGGGCGAACGCCCTTCTGGGCTATCGCTGGATCGTCGAGGGAGAGATCGTCCACGGCCGCAAACTGGGCCGCACGCTGGGTTATCCGACGGCGAACATGACGCTTCCGCACGACACGCTGCTGATGCAGGGCATCTACGCCGTCAAGCTGACGCGGGCGGACGGCGTGGCCATGCCCGGCGTCGCCAGCTTCGGTCGACGGCCCACCTTCGACGGTGGCGCAGCCTTGTTCGAAACCTTCGTCTTCGACTTCGACGACCAACTCTACGGGGAAACGGTCGCGGTTTCGGTGTTCGGCCGGCTGCGGGGGGAGATGCGCTTCGACGATGCGAAGGCGCTGGTTGCGCAGATGGATCGCGATTCGCAGGAAGCGCGGGCGCTGCTGGCCGGTTCCAACCCGCTGTCGCCGCTGGATGCGCGGCTCTCCTTTGGCGTCGCTACCTGAATCTCTCTTTATAACAGGCCGGTCTTGCACTAGAAACTGCGCCACCGAAGCCGGTCCATCCCGACGAAAAAGCCCGATCCATGACCAAAGATGCCTTCGATTACGCCGCGACCCTCTATCTGCCGCAAACGGATTTCCCGATGCGCGCGGGCCTGCCGGATGCCGAGCCCAAATGGATCGAGAAGTGGGATTCGATGGATTTGTACGGCACGCTGCGCCAGGTCTCCAGGGGCCGGCCGAAATACGTGCTGCATGATGGCCCACCCTATGCCAACGGCAACCTGCATATCGGCCATGCCCTGAACAAGGTGCTGAAGGACGTGATCACCCGCTCGTTCCAGATGCGGGGCTACGACTCCAACTACGTGCCCGGTTGGGACTGCCACGGCCTGCCGATCGAATGGAAGATCGAAGAGCAGTATCGTGCCCGCGGTCGCAACAAGGACGAGGTGCCGATCAACGAGTTCCGGCAGGAATGCCGCGAGTTCGCGGCCCATTGGGTGGGCTTGCAATCCGCCGAATTCCGCCGCCTCGGCGTCGAGGGCGATTTCGCCAACCCCTATCTGACGATGGCCTACGAGGCCGAGTCCGTCATCGCCGGCGAGTTGCTGAAATTCGCCATGAGTGGCCAGCTCTATCGCGGCTCCAAGCCGGTGATGTGGTCGGTAGTCGAGCGCACGGCCCTGGCCGAGGCGGAAGTCGAATACCAGGACCACGAGTCGGACACGATCTTCGTGAGGTTCCCCGTCCGTGGCGACGGGCCGTTCGCCGGCGCCGCCGTGGTGATCTGGACGACGACGCCCTGGACGATTCCCGGCAACCGCGCCGTGACGTATAATCCGCGTATCGCCTACGGCCTCTACGAAGTGACGGCGCCCGAGACCGCAGAGGCGCCGCGCTGGGCGCATCAGGGCCAGCGTTATCTGATCGCCGACGCGCTGGCTTCCGATGTCATGGCAAAGGCCCGCGTACCGGAGGGCGGATATGTGCGGCTGGCCGACGTGCCCGCCGCCGCGCTCGAGGACATGGTGCTCGATCATCCCCTACGGGGCTGGCGTCCGGAGGGGGCTGCGGCCACGGCCGGCGAGCCCTATGCGTTTCCGGTGCCTCTTCTTGTCGGCGCCCATGTGACCGACGATGCCGGCACGGGCTTCGTGCACACGGCCCCCGGCCACGGCACGGAGGATTTCGAGGCCTTCATCGATGCGCGCCGGGCGCTGGAGCAGCGCGGCATCGACACGACGATCCCGTTCACGGTCGATGATGACGGCTTCTATACCAAGGATGCGCCGGGCCTCGGGCCGGACGCGCCGGCCGGTGCCGCCCGGGTAATCGACGACAAGGGCAAGAAGGGCGATGCCAACGCGCGCGTCATCGGCGCCCTGGTCGAAACGGGTACGCTGATCGGCCGCGGCCGCCTCAAGCACTCCTATCCGCATTCCTGGCGCTCCAAGAAGCCGGTCATCTACCGCAACACGCCGCAATGGTTCGTCCACATGGACAGGGATATCGGCGGCGCTGACGATACACTTCGCGACCGTGCACTGAAGGCCATCGACGAGACGCGCTTCGTGCCGGCTTCCGGCCAGAACCGGCTGCGCGGCATGATCGCCGACCGGCCGGACTGGGTCCTGTCGCGCCAGCGCGCCTGGGGCGTTCCGATCTGCGTCTTCGTGGACGAGGACGGCGCCATCCTCAAGGATGAGGACGTCAACGCCCGCATCCTGGCGGCCTTCCGCGAGGAGGGGGCGGATGCATGGTTTGCCGAGGGCGCGAAGGAGCGTTTTCTCGGCAATGGGCACGACGCCCGGCGATGGACCATGGTCCGCGACATCCTGGATGTGTGGTTCGATTCCGGCTGCACCCATGCCTTCGTGCTGGAGCAGCGGCCCGACCTGAAGTGGCCGGCCGACCTGTATCTGGAAGGGTCGGACCAGCATCGCGGCTGGTTCCATTCATCGTTGCTGGAATCCTGCGGAACCCGCGGTCGTGCGCCCTACGACGCCGTCCTGACGCACGGCTTCGTCATGGACGAAGACGGCCGCAAGATGTCCAAGTCGCTGGGCAATGTCGTCACCCCGCAGGAGGTCATCAAGCAGTCCGGTGCGGATATCCTGCGCCTCTGGGTCGTCTCTTCGGACTATTCGGAAGATCTTCGGCTCGGCAAGACGATCCTGCAGACCAATGTCGACGCCTACCGCAAGCTCCGCAACACGATCCGCTGGATGCTGGGTACGCTGGCGCACGACACGGGGGAGACGGTGCCCGTTGCCGACATGCCGGAGCTGGAGCGGCTGATGCTGCACCGGCTGTCCGAGCTGGAGACGCTCGTGCTCAAGAGCTACGATGCGTTCGACTTCAAGCGGATCGCGCGGGCCCTGCTGGATTTCGCGGTGGTGGAGTTGTCGGCCTTCTACTTCGACATCCGCAAGGACGCCCTCTATTGCGATGCGCCGTCATCCCTGCGCCGCAAGGCCGCCTTGCAGGTGGTGCGGGAGATCTTCGACAGGCTGGTGACGTGGCTGGCCCCGCTGCTGCCATTCACGATGGAGGAAGCCTGGCTGGCGCGCCATCCGCAGGCGAAGTCGGTTCACCTCGAACAGTTCCGGCCCGCAGGCGCCGACTGGCGCGACGACGCGCTGGCCGGCCGCTGGCGAGACGTCAAGCGGGTTCGCCGCGTGGTCACCGGCGCGCTGGAGGAAGAGCGGCGCGCCAAGCATATCGGCTCATCGCTCGAAGCCGCGCCGGTGGTGTATATCGAGGATCCCGATCTGGCGGCCCTCCTCGAATCGCTCGACCTTGCGGAAATCGCGATCACCAGCGGTATCGCAGTGACCACCGCGCCGCCGCCGGCCGAGGCGTTCCGGCTTGCCGATACGCCGGGGGTCGCCGTTGTGAACCGGTTGGCGGAAGGCCGCAAATGCGCGCGTTCCTGGAAAATTGCGCCGGATGTCGGCTCGGATCCGGAATTTCCGGATGTCAGCCCTCGCGATGCCGAGGCGCTGCGCGAGTTGAAGGCGCTCGGGGTGGCGGTCGCCTGACCGACGCCTTGCATTATCGGCCCGGAAATCTGTAATTTGGCCGCAGTTTATTGTAAGGAGGCCCGGAGGCATCCGCCGGACGGCTTGCGATGCAACGGGGATTGGAAGGTTCATGAGCATGAAGAACGCGAGCCACGCCATACGCCTGGCCATGCTCGGCACATGCGGGCTGGCTCTCGCCGGTTGTGTCGGTCCGACCTACGGAACGGGTACGACACAGGGCGCGCAACTCCTGAACGATCTGGACAACATCGTGTCCCTGGGGTCCAGCGACAACAAGCAGCCGATCAACTATCAGCCGCGCCCCGAACTGGTTAAGCCGCAGAACCTCAACCAGCTTCCGCCGCCGCGCGACGCTTCGGTTGCGTCGGCCGACCCGAACTGGCCGGTTTCGCCCGAAGTGCAGCGGGCGCGCCGCATGGCTGCCGCCGAAGCGACAGCGGGCGATGCTGCGTTGCCGGCGGACTATCGCACGGGTGTACAGGCGCCGGCCGGCGGCAATACGCGCCTTGGCGACAGCGAGGGCTCGTGGATCGATCCGCGCCGGCTCGGCCGGGAGGGCCAGCAGGCGCAGCAGGCCCGCGCGACCCAGTACGGCACACCGTCGGAGCGCCGCTACCTGTCCGAGCCGCCCCTGGCCTATCGCCAACCCGCCGCCGGCGCGCCCGTCGGAGACCAGGGCGTGGACGAGTCGGTCAAGGAGCGCCGCTCCAAGGGCACCCGGACGCTCGGCTCCCGCATCCGCGACGCGCTTCCGTTCTAGGCCTGCGGGGGCTCGCGCCTCAGGCGGAAGAATTCCGTCAGGATGTGGGCGGACTGCGTCTCGGCGATGCCGCCATAGACGTCGGGCGCATGATGGCAGGTCGGCTGCACATAGAAGCGGCCGCCATGCTCGACCCCGCCACCCTTCGGGTCGCTGGCACCGAAGTAGAGCCGGCGGATCCGTGCGAACGAGATTGCCGCCGCGCACATTGCGCAGGGCTCCAGCGTTACATACAGGTCTGCGCCGGTCAGTCGCTCCTGGCCCAGCGCGTCACATGTGCGCCGGATCGCCAGGATTTCCGCATGGGCGGTCGGGTCGTTGCGGGCGCGCGTCTCGTTGCCGGCGCGGGCAACGATACGGCCATCCATCACCAGCACTGCGCCAACCGGGACCTCGCCGCGCTCGCCGGCTGCCACCGCTTCTTCCAGCGCGGCCTGCATGAATTCGGTGCCGTTCAACTCGCGTGACCCCTCGTGTGCGTAGGCCGGACCTGATAGAGCATTTTCAACGAAGGTGGGAGCGTGTTGTGCCTGACGACGCCCCACACCCAGACAGATGACGTGGATCGAACGATGAACGACAGGAACGGCCGCGACGACAAGCGGCGCACGGATGGCCGCCGGCCGGGGCAAGGCGAACGGCGCCACGGGGCGGACGGCGGCAAGAAGCCGTTCAAGCCGCGCAGCCACGGCACGAAATCGCATGGCGGGCATGATGCGGACGGCGCTCCCAAGAAGCCGCGCAGCTATGGCCGCCTGTCGCATGATGCCGGTGGCCGCGACGACGAGAAGCGCGGCGGTTTCGGCAAGGACGGCGAAAAGCGTGGCGGTTTCGGCAAGGATGGTGAAAAGCGCGGTGGTTTCGGCAAGCCGCGCGCGTTGTCCGAGCGCGGAGACGCACCGCGTACGGCGCGTCCGCCGCGCGATGCCTCGCGTCCGCCGCGCGATGCTGCGCCCGAGGATGTCGGCACGATGCGGATCGCCAAGCGCCTGGCGCGCGCAGGCGTTGCCTCGCGCCGTGACGCCGAGGGCATGATTGCCGACGGCAGGGTGCGGGTTAACGGCGCGTTGCTGGACAGTCCCGCCGTCGATGTCGGCCCATCGGACCGCATCGAGGTGGACGGCGCGCCGCTGCCGGCCATCGAGCGTACGCGTCTGTGGCTGTTCCATAAGCCGGCCGGGCTGGTGACGACCAATCGCGACCCCGAGGGACGTCCGACCGTCTTCGACCGCCTGCCGGACGACATGCCCCGCGTGCTCAGCATCGGGCGGCTGGATATCAACACCGAGGGTCTGCTGCTGCTGACGAACGATGGCGGCCTGTCGCGGACGCTGGAACTGCCGGCCACGGGTTGGCTTCGGCGCTACCGCGTACGGGTGCACGGCTCTGTTTCGCAGGCGGCACTGGACGAGCTTCGGCAGGGTATCGCCATCGACGGTGTCTTCTATGGCGCCGTCGAGGCCACCCTCGACCGGGAGCAGGGCTCGAACGCCTGGCTGACCGTGGGCCTTCGGGAGGGCAAGAACCGGGAGGTCAAGCGCATTCTCGGCCATCTCGGCCTTGAGGTGAACCGCCTGATCCGGGTTTCCTTCGGCCCGTTCCAGCTTGGCGAACTGGCCGAAGGCGCCGTGATGGAAGTGAAGGGGCGCACCCTGCGCGACCAGCTCGGCGCACGCCTGATAGAGGAATCGGGCGCCAATTTCGACGCGCCTATCGTCAACGAATTCTCGAACAAGCCGGTCCGCACCGAAAAGCGCGATGGGCCGGAGCGCCGCCGTGCCGATGGCTCGGATGGTGAGTGGATCACCGTTGGGGAGATGAAGCGGAAGCCGAACCGCAAGCGTTCGGATGCCGCATTCCGTGAAAACGGCCTTGCCCGCCTGGATACGAAGCCGGGCGGTGACCGCGGTCCGCGCCGCGAGCGTGACGACAAGCCCTTCCGCGAAGGGCGGCCGGACCGGCGCGAGCGCCGGGATGGCGATGGCGAAGAGACGCCACGTCCGCGCCGGCCAGCCCCCGCGACAGGCCGCCGTTCGGCAAATGTGTGGATGGCGCCCGGAGCCCGCGCCATTGGGCCCAAGCGCAAGGAAGCTCTGGAAGAAAGCGCCCGCACCGAGGGTAGCCGTCCGGCCCGCGCCGGCCGGCCGGAGCGGAAAGGCCCGAGGAGCGACGGCCCACGGAGCGATGGCCCGAGAAACGATGGGCCGAGACGCGATGGCCCCAGGTGGAACGGCCCCAGGGGAAGCGGACCGAACGCCGACGGCCCCAAAGGCTCCAGGGGAAGTGGCCCCAGGGGCAGCGGACCCCGGGGAAGTGGCCCCAAAGGCGATGGCTTCAGGGGTGGCGACCGGCCGAAGGGAAACGGCCCGCGCCCCAGCCGTCCCGGCCCGTCGCGAGGACGCTGAGCCGGCATGCTGCGCATCGTCGCGGGTGAATTCAAGGGGCGGGCGCTGGCGGGGCCGAAGGGCGACGCCATCCGTCCGACCTCCGAACGCCATCGGGGCAGCCTGTTCGACATCCTCGAACACGGCCTGGCTTTCGACATGACCGGTGTGCGGGTGCTGGACCTGTTCTCCGGCACCGGCGCGCTGGGGCTGGAAGCCCTGTCGCGCGGCGCGCGCAGCTGCGTCTTCGTGGAAGAGGGCGTGGAGGGCAGGGGCCTTCTGCGGACCAATATCGAGGCGCTGGGGCTGGGCGGGCGCACGAAGGTCTTCCGCCGGGACGCGACGCGTCTTGGGGCGGCCGGCACGCTCGAGCCTTTCGATATCGTGATGGCCGACCCGCCCTACGGAAAACGGCTCGGCGAAGCGGCGCTGGAAGCGGCGCTGTCGGGCGGCTGGCTGCGCCCCGATGCGCTTGCGGTGCTGGAGGAAGGGAGGGGCGCCTCCTTCGCGCCCATCGCCGGTTTCGACCTCCTGGACGAACGGGACATGGGGGCCAGCGTGCTGCGCTTTCTGCGCGTGTCGCAAGACCGGAGCGAAAAACCCTCGCCGCCCCTTACAAAAACGTAAATTGCGCGTTGCTGGTGGATTGGCCATACCTCGCCGCGCCCGTCGAGCTCCAAAGGATGTGAGACATTGATCGCCAGAACTCATCGTTCATCGCCCTCCGGAAGCGCCGCCCTGCGCCGGCTGCTGATGGTTTCCACCATGGCTTTCGGCCTGTCCGCCGGAATCGTGCCGGCTTCCTTCGCACAGACACCGGCACAGGACGCGCCCGCCGCGTCCTCCACCGTCGAGGAAGCGGTCGCCAAGGCCGAGGCGATGCGCCCGGATATCGAAAGCTTCATGCTGGATAACGGCTTGCAGGTGGTCGTCATTCCCGATCATCGCGCGCCGGTCGTGACGCAGATGGTGTGGTACAAGATCGGCTCGGCGGATGAGCCCCCCGGCCAGTCCGGCATCGCGCACTTCCTCGAGCATCTGATGTTCAAGGGCACGAAAACCCACCCCGCAGGGGAGTTCTCGGCAGCCGTGTCGGATATCGGCGGCGAGGAGAATGCCTTTACCTCCTATGATTACACGGCTTATTTCCAGCAGGTTCCCGTTTCGGCCCTGGAACAGATGATGGAGTTCGAATCCGACCGGATGGCCAATCTGGTGCTGGACGACGCCGCCGTCCTGCCCGAGCGCGACGTCATCCTGGAAGAGCGGCGCATGCGCGTGGACAACGATCCCGGATCGCAGCTCGCCGAAGCCATGGGCGCGACCCTGTTCGTCAACAGCCCC
This genomic window from Aureimonas sp. OT7 contains:
- the groL gene encoding chaperonin GroEL (60 kDa chaperone family; promotes refolding of misfolded polypeptides especially under stressful conditions; forms two stacked rings of heptamers to form a barrel-shaped 14mer; ends can be capped by GroES; misfolded proteins enter the barrel where they are refolded when GroES binds) — encoded protein: MAAKEVKFSGDARDKLLRGVDILANAVKVTLGPKGRNVVIEKSFGAPRITKDGVSVAKEIELEDKFENLGAQLVREVASKTNDKAGDGTTTATVLAQSIVKEGAKAVAAGINPMDLKRGIDMAVAAAVEDLKSRSKKISTSAEVAQVGTISANGDKVVGEKIAEAMQKVGNEGVITVEESKALEFELETVEGMQFDRGYLSPYFVTNAEKMVAELDKPYILIHEKKLSNLQAMLPVLESVVQSSRPLLIVAEDVEGEALATLVVNKLRGGLKIAAVKAPGFGDRRKAMLEDIAILTGGQVISEDLGIKLENVTLDMLGTAEKVQITKENTTIVDGAGTKDEIQGRVAQIKAQIEETTSDYDREKLQERLAKLAGGVAVIRVGGATEVEVKERKDRVDDALNATRAAVEEGIVPGGGTALLRAKKAVEALNDANPDIKAGIKIVLRALEAPARQIAENAGVEGSVVVNKVLEQDGAFGFDAYTETYVDLVQAGIIDPTKVVRTALQDAASVAGLLVTTEALVAELPKDKSPMPAMPGGGMGGMDF
- a CDS encoding bifunctional riboflavin kinase/FAD synthetase, with product MTAPGRILRLDAATALPEDLRGGVVAIGNFDGVHRGHQAVLSAAAEIATRERLPLVCLTFEPHPRSVFRPEQPVARLTPAPLKARILDELGFDAVVEQAFTREFASETAESFIEDCLLGALGARHVVVGYDFHFGARRAGTAETLAAACGQRTIGVSVIAEFDDEGGAVVSSSRIRSDLSVGDVAGANALLGYRWIVEGEIVHGRKLGRTLGYPTANMTLPHDTLLMQGIYAVKLTRADGVAMPGVASFGRRPTFDGGAALFETFVFDFDDQLYGETVAVSVFGRLRGEMRFDDAKALVAQMDRDSQEARALLAGSNPLSPLDARLSFGVAT
- the groES gene encoding co-chaperone GroES — protein: MANVNFRPLHDRVVVRRVESENKTAGGIIIPDSAKEKPQEGEVIAVGAGARDEAGKVVALDVKAGDRVLFGKWSGTEIKIGGEDLLIMKESDILGIVG
- a CDS encoding CsbD family protein, producing MVDKNEVKGGAKELAGKVKEAAGKAVGNDRLQADGLADQAEGKTQKNYGKVKDAVKDQVGR
- the fumC gene encoding class II fumarate hydratase; its protein translation is MTNTRRETDSIGAIEVATDRYWGAQTERSLNNFRIGTDRQPLPLIHALATVKKAAARVNADMGKLDGKLADTIIQAADEVISGKLDDHFPLVVYQTGSGTQTNMNVNEVISNRAIEMMGGELGSKKPVHPNDHVNMGQSSNDVFPTAMHVAVVVEATNRILPAIDALHDALDRKAKEFADIIKIGRTHTQDATPITLGQEFSGYAAALSLSRRRVEQAMDGVYALAQGGTAVGTGLNSPVGFDVRIAAEIARLTGLPFRTADNKFEALASHGALAFFHGALNALATDLFKIANDIRFLGSGPRSGLGELSLPENEPGSSIMPGKVNPTQAEALTMVATEVFGHETTVTVASSQGHFELNVFKPVIANAVLSSIRLLADGMDSFREHCVDGIKANTDRIKALMEQSLMLVTALAPTIGYDNAASIAKTAHKRGTTLREEAIASGHITAEEYDRIVDPAAMTRPGE
- a CDS encoding TIGR01459 family HAD-type hydrolase: MIPRRIDRLSTIAGSYDVIFCDVWGVVHDGEVKSPQAEAALLDARRAGCRVVLLTNSPRPGEGVRAQLDALHVTRDAYDAIVTSGDATRALIDEGPDTIFHIGAQRDLDLYAGLDVRLVPEAEAKAVVVTGLFDDEAETPADYADMLARLAARNLPMICANPDIVVHRGPRLIYCAGALAAEYEKLGGTVHLAGKPHRPIYDVAARAAELAGGRLLCIGDGLYTDIRGANAYGADALLVEKGIHEQDLAPFHADMPALAEELTRRRLQARYVTGSLA